The Streptomyces sp. NBC_00775 genome includes the window GAGAAGCAGGAGAAGCACTCGCCTTCGAGCAGCGGCTGGAGATAGCGCTCCTTCTGCTCGTCCGTGCCGTAGCGGGCGATGATCTCGGCGTTGCCGGTGTCCGGGGCGGCCGTGCCGAAGATGACGGGGGCCCAACTCGACGCGCCGAGGATCTCGTTGATGAGCGCGAGCTTGAGCTGTCCGAAGCCGCGCCCGCCCAGTTCGGGGCCGAGATGCGGGGCCCACAGACCTTGGTCGCGCACCTGCTGTTTGAGCTTGCGGACGACGGGGCCGAGCTCGTCGTCGAGCGGCTGGAAGGCCCGGCCGGGGTAGAGCAGGTCGAGCGGTTCGATGCGTTCGGCGCGGAAGTGTCTGATCCACTCCAGCTTCTCCTCGAACTCCGGCTCCGTGCGAAAGTCCCATCCCATTGCGCGAGAATAGCATTCTCACTCAGCGCAAGTAAGGGTCTCGTAACTTGCGGTGCGCGATTCGGTAGGGCGACCCGGCTGATTACCGTTGAAGTGGAGTATCGTTCTGCAAGTGACAGCAGTCCCCGAAGAGCCAGCGTGGCGCCAGCGCGCCGTCGAACGGTCCACCCGTGCCGCCAAGCTCCGCGCGGAGCAACGCGTGCAGCGCTTCCTGGACTCGGCGCAGGAGTTGATCGCCGAGAAGGGAACGACGGACTTCACCGTCCAGGAGGTCGTCGACCGTTCGAAGCAGTCGCTGCGCAGCTTCTACCAGCACTTCGACGGCAAGCACGAGCTGCTGCTGGCCCTGTTCGAGGACGCGCTCTCCACGTCGGCGGCCGAGATCCGCGAGGCCGCGTCCGGGATGAGCGATCCACTGGAGTCCCTTCGGCTCGCCGTGGACATGCTGTACCGGCAGTCGCACCCGAGCCCCGGTGTGCAGCGCCCACTGTTCAGCGACTTCGCCCTCCAACTGCTGGTCAAGCACCCGGCTCAGGTGGCGACCGCCCACATTCCGCTGCTCACGCTCTTCACGGAGCTGATCGAGCAGGCCGCCGAGGCCGGTGCCATCCCCGCCGGAAGGCCCCGCCGCCAGGCCTCGCTGGTCATGCAGACCATCATGTTCGCCGCCCAGGCCCACGGCGTCCCGGCCGACAGCCACTCCCATCCGGTCACCGCCGAGGAGATCTGGCAGTTCTGCCTCGGCGGCATCTCGGGCGTCCCGGCCACGGCGGGCAGGTCGGCCGCGGGCTAGTCCAACTTCCGGACGGCGAGGCCGACTTCCGCACGGTCGGGCCGACTTCCGCACGGTTGGTCCAACTTCCGTACGCTGATGCGAAATTCGGCTTCTCCTTAAGCGAGAGTAAAATTCTCGCTCACGGGGCAGGATCCGAGGGTGACGCCAAGACCTTCCTACCGGGTCGTCCAATGGGCCAGCGGAAACATCGGCGCCCGCACCCTGCGCGCGGTCATCGAGCACCCGCGGCTGACCTTGGCCGGTCTGTATGCGCATACGCCGGCCAAGGCGGGAAGCGACGCCGGAGAGCTGTGCGGGCTGGACGACGCGACGGGGATCATCGCGACCCGGGACATCGACGAGATCACGGCTCTCGGCGCCGACTGCGTCCTCTACACGCCGCGCGCCTGCGACTTCGACGAGGTGTGCCGACTGCTGGCCTCGGGCGCGAACGTCGTGACCACCCGGGGTGAGTTCCACCGCGCGGACAGTCTCGACCCCGTGGTGCGCAAGCGGGTCGAGGCCGCGTGCGACCGCGGCGGGACCTCGATCCACAGCACCGGAAGCAGCCCCGGATTCATCACGGAGGCTCTGCCGCTGGTACTGACGTCGATCCAGCGGCGGCTCGACGGTCTGACGATCGACGAGTTCGCCGATCTCTCCCGACGCGACTCACCCGGGCTGCTCTTCGAGGTGATGGGCTTCGGAAAGCCCCCTGCCGAGTTCGACGAACGCCGGTTGTCCGTGGTGCGCGACAGCTTCGGCCCGTCACTGCGTCTCGTCGCCGACACCCTCTCGCTGCGCCTCGACTCGGTGGAGGCGACCGGCGAGGTCGCGACCGCGCCCCGCCCCGTCCACATCGCCGCCGGCGTCCTGCCGGCCGGCACCGTGGCCGCACAGCGGATCACGGTGGCGGGCCTGCGCGACGGCCGCCCGGTGCTGCGCTTCCGCGCCCACTGGTACTGCACCACCGATCTCGGCCCCGCATGGGATCTCCGCCCCACCGGCTGGCACGTCACGGTGGACGGCGACGCTCCGCTCGACGTCGACATCCGCTTCCCGGTACCCCTGGACCGGATGGCGGCCACGTCGCCCTCGTACACGGCGAACCGCGCTGTCAACGCGGTGCCCTTCGTCTGCGCGGCGCCCCCTGGTATCCGTACGACGGCCGACCTGCCCCAGATCGTCGCCGCGCTCGGCCCCTCATAGCCACGCTCTAACGCTCGTAGCCGCGCTCGAACCCCCGTAGCCACGCCCGGCCCGACACAGCCACGCCCGGACCCTCGTCACCCGCCACCGGCCACCGGCCACCGGCCACCCAAGACTCCTACCCCCGCAGCACCCCGGCTTCCCACAGTCCGCGGGTTCCCCACAGTCCGCAGGTTCCCCACAGTCCGCAGGCTTTCGGAGAGACGCGTGCACTCAGGTTCGCGACACGTTCTCGGAGGTGATGTCCGCGTCCTCCGCGGAGTAGAAGTCGTCCACCATCCGGTGGAACAGGCGGGCCAGCTGCCGCAGCTCGTCCGAGTCCCAGTCCTTCAGGGCGACCTGCATACCCCGGACGCTCGCCTCGCGGACGCGGTCGATCGCCTCCCGGCCCCTCGGGGTGATCTCGATGCGCTGCGCGCGGCGGTCGTCCGGGTCCGGGACCCGGGTCACGTAACCGGCCTTCTGCAGTTGCTGCACCTGGCGGGTGACGTGGGACGCCTCCACGGCCAGCAGATTCGCCAGTTCGCCCAGCCGCATCGGCTCGGAATCGGCGATCTGCCGCAGCAGCGCCACGGCCGCGCGCTCCAGCGACACTCCGGCCAGGGCCATCAGGCGGTCGTGCTGCCGGACCCGGCTGGTCAGATAGGAGATGCGATTGAGCGCGCCCTCGATCTCCGTGATGTCGGCCGAGGCCGGGGCGTCTGTCGGCGGTGTGGTGGACATGGGTCCATCCTAGCAGCTAATTGCCTGACTCAAGTAAATTACTCATTAGTTTGCTTGACTCAAGTAACTCCGACATGTTTGCCTGAGTCAAGCAAGCCACCCATGGCCGTCCTGGCCGTGGGTCCCCAGACCGGGGCCACACAGAGCGGACGTGGCCCCGTAGCGCCGAACCCGTGGGGACGGGGAACGGCGCAGTCCCGGACCCGGCGATCGGACACCCCCTGCCCGTCGCCGGGTCCGAGGACACCGGCCGACCATGCCTCTCCCCTCCACACCGGGGCGGACGTCGGCTCAGTGCCCGTGTCACTGCTCATCGGCCCTCCGGGCGCCGATCACCGGCCTGGTGTCCACCGCGAGGCGGAGCTCCCCGCACGCCGCTTCGCACCACGCGAACACCCCCGCATGGGACCACCTGAGACGGAAGACAGGACACTCCGATGGGAAGTTACACACGAGCGGGACTGGCCGGCGTGGGCGTCACGTGCGGCGTGCTCCTGCTCGCGGTCAGCGTCGGGAACAACGGCGACGGCGACAAGACCACCTCCACCCAGCCCAAGGGCGCGGCCGCCGCCGCGCCACCGAAGGGCCCGTACGTCGCGCTCGGCGACTCGTACACCGCGGGACCGAAGGTCCCCTCCCAGGCCGGCAGGCCCGCGGGCTGCGAGCGCTCCGACCACAACTACCCCGCGCTGGTCGCCGAGAAGCTGGAGATCGACGCGGCCGACTTCCGCGACATGAGCTGCAGTGGCGCCACCCTCGCCGATCTGTCCGCTCCGCAGCACACCGACAACGGCGTCAACCCGGCCCAGCTGTCCGCCCTTTCGGGCTCGACCCGGCTGGTGACCATCGGCATCGGCGGCAACGACATCGGCTTCAGCTCGCTGGTCAAGAACTGCGTAAAGCAGGGCGCCCTCTACGTCGCGACCGGCAGCGGCAAGTACACCGGGAACGACGCACCCTGCAAGGGGAAGTACGTCTCCGGCGGCACCGACGAGGTGCGGCAGAGGATCCAGGCGGCGGGAGAACGTCTGGCCGACACGCTGAACGAGGTCAAGCAGCGGGCCCCGAAGGCCCGGGTCTACGTCGTGGGATATCCGTCGATCCTGCCGGACAAGGGCAAGGACTGCGACGACGACATGACCCTCGCACCCGACGACGCGACCTTCCTCAACGACAAGGAACAGCAGCTCAACAGCGCACTGCGGCAGCGCGCGGCGGACGCCGGGGCCGGATACGTCGACACGTACACCCCCTCCGCGGGCCGCGACGCCTGCTCGGCGAGGGAGACCCGCTGGACAGAGCCCCTCATCCCGGCGGCCCCGGCCGCCCCCGTCCACCCCAACGAGCGCGGTGAGCGCGGTATGGCCGACGCCGTCCTGCGCACGGTGAAGGGCTCGTAGCCAGAACCGACCGCGAAACACCAACTGCGAACACCAACCGCGAACGCCGATCGCGAAACACCGGCCGCGAAGGACGACCCAGGGAAAGGGAGAGGTACGACATGAGAAGCACAGGTACGGGGCTGGAAGGACGCGGCGTCGTCGTCACCGGAGCGGGCTCGGGCATCGGCCGGGCCACCGCCCTGGAGTTCGCCGAGGAAGGCGCGAAGGTCCTGGTCGCCGATCTGAACGAGGACGCCGCCGAACAGGTCGTCAAGACCATCGAGTACGCGGGAGGCGTCGCCCGCGCGGTCGTCGGCGACCTCAGTGACCCGCGGGTGGTCGAGGAGGTCGTCGCCACGGCCGTGGACACCTTCGGCGGCCTGGACGTGCTGGTGAACAACGCCGGCGTCATGGACCACATGTCGGCGCTCGCCGACACCGGCGACGCCGAGTGGGAGCGCGTCATACGGGTCAATCTGACCGCGCCGTTCCAGCTCACCCGTGCCGCGCTGCCGCACATGCTGGCGGCGGGCAGCGGCTCGATCGTGTTCACCGCGTCCGAGGCCGGCCTGCGGGGCAGCACGGCCGGTGCCGCGTACACCGCCTCCAAGCACGGCATCGTGGGGCTGACCAAGTCCCTCGCCGTGATGTACCGGAACCAGGGCATCCGTACCAACGCCATCGCCCCGGCCCCACCGCGACCAGAATCCAGGTCGATTCCCAGCCGAACGCCCACGGCCCGAGCCTCATCGGTCCCTACATCGGCCTCTCCGGCAGGGTGTCCGAACCCGAGGAGCAGGCAGCCGCCATCGTCTTCCTCGCCTCGGACGCCGCCAGCAACATCAACGGCGTCGTCCTGCCGGTCGACTTCGGCTGGTCAGCCGTCTGACCGGCCGTCAAGAACCCCACCCTCCGCACACACCCGTAATCCTCCGCGAGAGAGCGAGTCATTCCATGGCCACGATGAAGTCCGTACAGACCGGCCCCGTCGGCAAGATCGACGTCGTCGACGTCGAGCGGCCGGTGCCCGGCCCGAAGGACGTACTGATGCGGATCCGCGCCTGCGGCATCTGCGGCACCGATGTGACCTTCCTGCACATGGGCGG containing:
- a CDS encoding SGNH/GDSL hydrolase family protein — translated: MGSYTRAGLAGVGVTCGVLLLAVSVGNNGDGDKTTSTQPKGAAAAAPPKGPYVALGDSYTAGPKVPSQAGRPAGCERSDHNYPALVAEKLEIDAADFRDMSCSGATLADLSAPQHTDNGVNPAQLSALSGSTRLVTIGIGGNDIGFSSLVKNCVKQGALYVATGSGKYTGNDAPCKGKYVSGGTDEVRQRIQAAGERLADTLNEVKQRAPKARVYVVGYPSILPDKGKDCDDDMTLAPDDATFLNDKEQQLNSALRQRAADAGAGYVDTYTPSAGRDACSARETRWTEPLIPAAPAAPVHPNERGERGMADAVLRTVKGS
- a CDS encoding TetR/AcrR family transcriptional regulator; this translates as MTAVPEEPAWRQRAVERSTRAAKLRAEQRVQRFLDSAQELIAEKGTTDFTVQEVVDRSKQSLRSFYQHFDGKHELLLALFEDALSTSAAEIREAASGMSDPLESLRLAVDMLYRQSHPSPGVQRPLFSDFALQLLVKHPAQVATAHIPLLTLFTELIEQAAEAGAIPAGRPRRQASLVMQTIMFAAQAHGVPADSHSHPVTAEEIWQFCLGGISGVPATAGRSAAG
- a CDS encoding NAD(P)H-dependent amine dehydrogenase family protein gives rise to the protein MTPRPSYRVVQWASGNIGARTLRAVIEHPRLTLAGLYAHTPAKAGSDAGELCGLDDATGIIATRDIDEITALGADCVLYTPRACDFDEVCRLLASGANVVTTRGEFHRADSLDPVVRKRVEAACDRGGTSIHSTGSSPGFITEALPLVLTSIQRRLDGLTIDEFADLSRRDSPGLLFEVMGFGKPPAEFDERRLSVVRDSFGPSLRLVADTLSLRLDSVEATGEVATAPRPVHIAAGVLPAGTVAAQRITVAGLRDGRPVLRFRAHWYCTTDLGPAWDLRPTGWHVTVDGDAPLDVDIRFPVPLDRMAATSPSYTANRAVNAVPFVCAAPPGIRTTADLPQIVAALGPS
- a CDS encoding MarR family winged helix-turn-helix transcriptional regulator, whose amino-acid sequence is MSTTPPTDAPASADITEIEGALNRISYLTSRVRQHDRLMALAGVSLERAAVALLRQIADSEPMRLGELANLLAVEASHVTRQVQQLQKAGYVTRVPDPDDRRAQRIEITPRGREAIDRVREASVRGMQVALKDWDSDELRQLARLFHRMVDDFYSAEDADITSENVSRT